One genomic region from Sulfurimonas sp. encodes:
- a CDS encoding B12-binding domain-containing radical SAM protein — MKIILSTLNSRFTHTSIALRYLYANLEELQGDAKILEFSINDALQSIAEKLLFNSPDIIGIGVYIWNAKEIFELIHILKKISPKTTIILGGPEVTHEPFRVNFDMADYIIQGEGDIAFYELCKNIQNNTLPTNKIIKINLPSLKNINLPYKYYTDSDIKNRYVYVEVSRGCPFSCEFCLSSMDERVRAFDLDEVLNEFEILWSRGARNFKFIDRTFNLNIKTANKILDFFLAKEPPYFAHFEVIPDHFPSSIKDKIKRFEDGALQLEIGIQTLNPQIANNISRELKLDKIKENISFLETETNAHMHLDLIVGLPDESLESFGANLDELVRLSSCEIQIGILKKLSGTEINRHDIEFEMVYSDIPPYDILKNSRLSFNDIQIMKRFSRFWDLTYNSGNFKKSVKLLWQEQSVYENFYDFCIWMYIQTDSTYKISLQRLGELLFKYLVDAKGLNQENVAQEMLEDMMKLKGRAIPSYLKPFSQEFNVKAKMGSAGFNKRQL, encoded by the coding sequence ATGAAAATCATTTTAAGCACTTTAAATTCAAGATTTACACATACTTCCATCGCTCTTAGATACTTATACGCAAATTTAGAAGAACTACAAGGGGATGCTAAAATATTAGAGTTTAGTATCAACGATGCCCTTCAATCAATAGCCGAAAAACTTCTTTTTAATTCTCCCGATATTATTGGCATCGGTGTTTATATTTGGAATGCTAAAGAGATTTTTGAACTCATACATATTTTAAAAAAAATCTCTCCAAAAACTACCATTATTTTAGGTGGTCCTGAGGTTACTCATGAGCCATTTCGAGTAAATTTTGATATGGCAGACTATATCATTCAAGGTGAAGGCGATATAGCCTTTTATGAGTTGTGTAAAAATATACAAAACAATACTCTCCCTACAAACAAAATCATAAAAATAAATCTGCCTTCATTAAAAAATATCAATTTACCCTACAAATACTATACAGATTCAGATATAAAAAACCGTTATGTCTATGTTGAAGTTTCCAGAGGTTGTCCTTTTTCTTGTGAGTTTTGCCTCTCTTCAATGGACGAGAGAGTTCGAGCCTTTGACTTAGATGAAGTTTTAAATGAGTTTGAAATACTTTGGAGCAGAGGTGCTAGAAACTTCAAGTTTATAGATAGAACATTTAATCTAAACATAAAAACAGCTAACAAGATTTTAGACTTCTTTTTAGCTAAAGAGCCACCATATTTTGCTCACTTTGAAGTTATACCTGACCATTTTCCATCATCTATAAAAGATAAAATAAAACGATTCGAAGATGGAGCCTTGCAGCTTGAGATTGGCATCCAAACGCTAAACCCACAAATCGCAAACAATATTTCAAGAGAATTAAAACTCGATAAAATCAAAGAAAATATAAGTTTTTTAGAGACTGAAACAAACGCTCACATGCATCTAGACTTAATAGTTGGTCTTCCAGATGAGAGTTTAGAGAGTTTTGGAGCGAATCTTGATGAGTTGGTAAGGCTTAGTAGTTGTGAGATTCAAATCGGCATCTTAAAAAAACTCTCAGGTACAGAAATAAATCGCCATGACATAGAGTTTGAGATGGTTTATAGCGATATACCTCCTTATGATATTTTAAAAAATTCAAGACTTAGTTTTAATGACATTCAAATTATGAAAAGATTTTCAAGGTTTTGGGATTTAACTTATAATAGTGGTAATTTTAAAAAAAGTGTAAAACTACTTTGGCAAGAGCAAAGCGTGTATGAAAACTTTTATGATTTTTGTATATGGATGTATATACAAACTGATTCGACTTACAAAATCTCACTTCAAAGATTGGGTGAACTTTTGTTTAAATATTTAGTAGATGCTAAAGGCTTAAACCAAGAGAATGTGGCACAAGAGATGCTCGAAGATATGATGAAGCTAAAAGGAAGAGCAATCCCAAGCTACTTAAAGCCTTTTTCGCAAGAGTTTAATGTAAAAGCAAAAATGGGAAGTGCTGGTTTTAACAAGAGACAACTTTAG
- a CDS encoding transglutaminase-like cysteine peptidase — protein MSILKVFIFLSLMFVSVSFADKPYVEKSLLNKIGKKYKVFAKKRFFYLQKTLDSVKGKSELAKLNAVNKFYNEVRYASDIKVYRKKDYWATPWEFLGKDMGDCEDYVISKYFALRYLGVDSKKLFFTYVRSSKFKQAHMVLTYFKTPRSEPLILDNNNQKIFPASKRKDLTPIYNFNGESLYKASKTGKGKKVKSKKAHKKWDQLKLNMKRKKI, from the coding sequence ATGAGTATCTTAAAAGTTTTTATATTTTTATCACTAATGTTTGTATCTGTATCATTTGCAGACAAGCCCTATGTAGAGAAATCTCTCTTAAATAAAATAGGTAAAAAATATAAGGTATTTGCTAAAAAAAGGTTCTTTTATCTTCAAAAAACTCTGGATTCTGTTAAAGGTAAAAGTGAACTTGCCAAGCTAAATGCTGTAAATAAATTTTACAATGAAGTTAGATATGCATCTGATATAAAAGTTTATAGAAAAAAAGATTATTGGGCTACTCCTTGGGAGTTTTTGGGTAAGGATATGGGTGACTGTGAAGATTATGTCATTAGTAAATATTTTGCACTTAGATATTTAGGCGTAGACTCTAAAAAGCTTTTTTTTACTTATGTTCGTTCTAGTAAGTTTAAACAGGCTCACATGGTTTTAACATACTTTAAAACCCCAAGAAGTGAGCCTCTTATTTTAGACAACAACAACCAAAAGATTTTCCCTGCTTCTAAGAGAAAAGATTTAACTCCTATTTATAACTTCAATGGAGAGAGTCTTTACAAAGCTAGTAAAACGGGAAAAGGTAAAAAAGTAAAAAGTAAAAAAGCCCATAAAAAATGGGATCAACTAAAACTCAACATGAAAAGGAAAAAAATCTAA